A single genomic interval of Aureliella helgolandensis harbors:
- the tssC gene encoding type VI secretion system contractile sheath large subunit — protein sequence MAEEEKQSQQAAAETTEAPPSLLESAIAATKQTERSRAETLLRTFTEQALQGAVTFDKDLTRSIKSTIDTIDQQISKQLSAIMHHPDFQKLEGSWRGLSHLVMNSETGTQLKIRVLNCSKKDLQKDLEKAVEFDQSELFKKIYESEFGSPGGVPYGSIVGDYEFQNHPDDIAMLKNVAGVAAAAFCPFVSAASPNLFGMEDWQGLTKPRDLAKIFDTVEHTSWRSFRESEDSRFVTLTMPRTLARLPYGANTKPIDEFSFEEVELGSDGKPKSVNHQEYCWMNTAYVLGARFTDTFAQTGWCTAIRGAEGGGKVEGLPAHVFTADDGDVDLKCPTEVAITDRREKELSDLGFLPLCHYKDKDFAVFFGAQTCQKPKEYQGKDGPAATSNAAISARLPYIMATSRIAHFLKCIARDKVGSFQEREDMERWMNSWIMNYVSADDKASQEVKARYPLADARIEVREIPGKPGSYNAVAHLRPWLQLEELTTSLRLVAEIPKGKS from the coding sequence ATGGCTGAAGAAGAAAAACAATCCCAACAAGCGGCAGCGGAAACGACCGAAGCACCTCCAAGTTTACTTGAGTCTGCGATTGCAGCTACCAAACAAACAGAGCGATCGCGTGCAGAGACGCTCCTGCGAACCTTTACCGAGCAAGCCCTTCAGGGTGCAGTCACCTTCGACAAGGACCTAACTCGCTCGATCAAATCGACGATCGATACGATTGACCAGCAGATTTCGAAGCAGTTGTCTGCCATCATGCATCACCCCGACTTCCAAAAGCTGGAAGGTAGCTGGCGTGGCTTGAGCCATCTCGTGATGAACTCAGAGACCGGCACTCAGCTCAAGATTCGCGTTCTCAACTGCAGCAAGAAAGATCTGCAGAAAGATCTTGAGAAAGCGGTTGAATTTGACCAAAGCGAACTGTTCAAGAAAATCTACGAATCGGAATTTGGATCTCCTGGAGGAGTCCCTTACGGCTCCATCGTCGGTGATTATGAATTTCAGAATCATCCCGATGACATCGCGATGCTTAAAAATGTGGCTGGCGTTGCCGCTGCCGCGTTTTGCCCGTTTGTATCCGCCGCGTCCCCCAACCTTTTCGGAATGGAAGACTGGCAGGGACTCACCAAGCCGCGCGATCTGGCCAAGATCTTCGACACGGTGGAACACACCTCCTGGCGCAGTTTCCGAGAAAGCGAAGATTCGCGTTTCGTCACGCTCACCATGCCGCGCACGCTGGCGCGCCTACCCTATGGCGCCAACACCAAGCCCATCGATGAATTCAGTTTCGAAGAAGTCGAATTGGGGAGCGATGGCAAGCCCAAGTCGGTAAATCACCAAGAATACTGCTGGATGAATACCGCCTATGTGCTGGGGGCCCGCTTCACCGACACCTTCGCCCAAACGGGCTGGTGTACCGCCATCCGCGGTGCCGAGGGTGGTGGCAAGGTTGAGGGACTTCCGGCCCACGTGTTCACCGCCGATGACGGTGACGTCGATCTCAAATGCCCTACCGAAGTTGCCATTACCGATCGCCGCGAGAAAGAGCTTAGCGACCTCGGTTTTCTGCCTTTGTGCCACTACAAGGACAAAGATTTTGCGGTCTTCTTTGGGGCTCAAACCTGCCAAAAGCCGAAGGAATACCAAGGCAAAGATGGACCAGCGGCAACTTCCAACGCAGCCATTAGCGCTCGCCTGCCCTACATCATGGCTACTTCTCGCATCGCGCATTTTTTGAAGTGCATCGCTCGCGACAAGGTGGGGTCGTTCCAAGAACGCGAGGACATGGAACGGTGGATGAACAGTTGGATCATGAACTATGTTTCCGCCGACGACAAGGCTTCGCAAGAGGTGAAAGCTCGCTATCCCTTGGCAGATGCTCGGATTGAAGTCCGCGAAATCCCAGGCAAACCGGGTTCCTACAACGCGGTAGCCCACCTGCGGCCTTGGTTGCAACTCGAAGAGCTGACGACCTCGCTGCGCTTGGTTGCAGAGATCCCTAAGGGTAAGAGCTAA
- the tssB gene encoding type VI secretion system contractile sheath small subunit, with translation MSSVHGKLSRVRKPRVHITYDVEIGDAMEKRELPFVMGVLGDFSGQPTTKLKPLRDRKFVQIDRDNINDVLKQMTPGLNMRVENTLAGDGSELGVQLKFESMEDFEPAQVANQVEPLKKLVETRNQLRDLLAKVDVSSDLEETLEDVLKNTENVAKLAEELGLDKPE, from the coding sequence ATGAGTTCTGTCCACGGAAAACTAAGTCGCGTTCGCAAGCCACGTGTTCATATCACCTACGACGTGGAGATTGGCGATGCAATGGAAAAGCGTGAATTACCGTTCGTGATGGGAGTTTTGGGAGATTTCTCGGGACAACCAACGACCAAGCTCAAGCCGCTTCGCGATCGAAAATTTGTTCAGATTGATCGTGACAACATCAATGATGTCCTGAAACAGATGACTCCCGGACTGAACATGCGAGTGGAAAACACCCTGGCTGGCGACGGAAGTGAACTGGGGGTTCAATTGAAGTTTGAGTCGATGGAGGACTTTGAACCGGCCCAGGTTGCGAACCAAGTTGAGCCTCTGAAGAAGTTGGTAGAGACTCGCAATCAACTGCGCGATTTACTGGCGAAAGTCGATGTCAGTAGCGATTTGGAAGAAACGCTCGAAGATGTCCTTAAAAACACTGAGAACGTCGCCAAACTGGCTGAAGAACTTGGTCTAGATAAGCCCGAGTAG